From one Hirundo rustica isolate bHirRus1 chromosome 8, bHirRus1.pri.v3, whole genome shotgun sequence genomic stretch:
- the PDZD7 gene encoding PDZ domain-containing protein 7 isoform X1, producing the protein MAQDWDAVLSGMTTGSRSRSSSSEASLAPRYLLSKQSRLLNGTTRSSRAASPMGRVILINAPIEASSNESDVINAITVEKSVDGKLGFSVRGGSEHGLGIFVSKVEEGSTAEQAGLCVGDKITEVNSVSLENITMSSAVKVLTGNNRLRMVVRRMGRVPGIKFSKEKTAWVDVVNRRLVVEKSGSTPSESGSEDGLRRIVHLYTTSDDYCLGFNIRGGREFGLGIYVSKVDPGGLAEQNGIRVGDQVLAANGVKFEDISHSKAVEVLKGQTHIMLTIKETGRFPAYKELVAEYCWLSRLTNGQLRQLAQTSETSSSISSYSSGPAPGAVNGLGAAAPVPPARTVDVAISTEDGPRRGWARERAERAMQTEPASEGLPETRRTVRPPELLRDTAIRGQATRETPGTHPRRTFTHSPKTALLLALSRPRQPITRSQSDLTVAEEKRKKEKPEGQGARGAPPGLHRSKTLVNLFFKGGRATSQSWAPPSQEAPGSDRRARAKSPGRSDGDRVGAVQKFVIRSLKREKSQRASILGPMGIATLQPNGSDPEARLPHIQDAAARLLSPDEVTAVLRHCSRYLHEGSVEDLVRPLLAILDRPEKVLLLRDVRSVVATTDLGRFDSMVMPLELEAFDALKSRSVRSPALRPAHHDVPPKRHLITPVPDYRGGFLLKPAGTPETEEPGEQQASPARPRASPSPRRPHARTYTPLPDVPVDAYASVSRPLPTLGPQPPNWLLAEPPPGKGHGHSRSPRATWRKEPPRTAPNREAEVLGKRHWARPPLAPLFGGPGGETRAAAATNGPEDAGREEEEEEEYHLLTVTLSKLKHSLGISISGGIESRAQPVVKIEKIFPGGAAFLSGILKAGQELVSVDGESLQNVTHQRAVDIIRQAYRNKAKEPMELVVRVPGPPPQ; encoded by the exons ATGGCCCAGGACTGGGACGCGGTGCTGTCGGGGATGACGACAGGCAGCCGGTCACGGAGCTCCAGCAGTGaagccagcctggctccccGCTACCTCCTCAGCAAGCAGAGCCGCCTGCTCAATGGGACCACCCGGAGCAGCCGTGCCGCCTCCCCCATGGGCCGTGTCATCCTCATCAATGCCCCCATCGAAG ccagcagcaacGAGAGTGATGTCATCAATGCCATCACGGTGGAGAAGAGCGTAGATGGCAAACTGGGCTTCAGCGTCCGTGGCGGCTCCGAGCATGGGTTGGGCATCTTTGTCAGCAAAGTGGAGGAGGGGAGCACTGCTG agcaggctgggctgtgtgttGGCGACAAGATCACAGAGGTGAACAGTGTGAGTCTGGAGAACATCACGATGAGCAGCGCTGTCAAGGTCCTCACCGGCAACAACCGCCTCCGCATGGTGGTCCGGCGGATGGGCCGTGTGCCAGGAATCAAGTTCTCCAAGGAGAAGACAGCATG GGTGGATGTGGTGAACAGGCGCCTGGTAGTAGAGAAAAGTGGCTCGACACCATCGGAGAGCGGCTCTGAGGATGGGCTGCGGCGCATCGTGCACCTCTACACTACCTCCGATGACTACTGCCTGGGCTTCAACATCCGCGGTGGCAGAGAGTTCGGCCTCGGCATCTACGTCTCCAA GGTGGACCCCGGAGGGTTGGCGGAGCAAAATGGCATTCGGGTGGGAGACCAAGTCCTTGCAGCCAATGGAGTCAAGTTTGAAGACATAAGCCATAGCAAGGCAGTGGAGGTGCTCAAGGGTCAGACCCACATCATGCTCACGATCAAG GAGACAGGCCGGTTCCCTGCCTACAAGGAGCTGGTGGCCGAGTACTGCTGGCTCAGTCGCT TGACCAATGGGCAGCTTCGACAGCTGGCTCAGACCTCGGAAACCAGCTCCTCTATCTCCTCTTACTCCTCGGGACCAGCACCAGGGGCAGTGAacgggctgggggcagctgcccCGGTGCCCCCAGCCCGCACCGTGGATGTGGCCATCTCCACGGAGGACGGGCCACGGCGGGGCTGGGCGCGGGAACGCGCCGAGCGGGCCATGCAGACCGAGCCAGCCTCTGAGGGGCTGCCGGAGACACGGCGCACAGTGCGGCCCCCCGAGCTGCTGCGGGACACGGCCATCCGGGGCCAGGCCACCCGTGAGACCCCCGGCACCCACCCGCGCAGGACCTTCACCCACTCACCCAAAACAGCGCTTCTGCTGGCGCTCAGCCGGCCACGGCAGCCCATCACACGCTCCCAGAGTGACCTCACTGTCGCCG AGGAGAAGCGGAAGAAGGAGAAGCCAGAGGGACAAGGGGCACGGGGGGCTCCCCCAGGATTGCACCGCTCCAAGACCCTTGTCAACCTCTTTTTCAAGGGGGGCCGTGCCACCAGCCAGAGTTGggcccctcccagccaggaggCCCCTGGCTCTGATCGCCGGGCACGCGCCAAGTCCCCAGGGCGCTCTGACGGGGACAGAG TAGGTGCTGTGCAGAAGTTTGTCATCCGGAGCCTGAAGCGGG AGAAAAGCCAGCGTGCCAGCATCCTGGGCCCCATGGGCATCGCCACCCTGCAGCCCAACGGCAGCGACCCTGAGGCCCGGCTCCCGCACATCCAGGACGCTGCTGCACGTCTCCTCAGCCCCGATGAGGTGACGGCCGTGCTCCGCCACTGCTCCCGG TACCTGCACGAGGGCAGCGTGGAGGATTTGGTGCGGCCACTGCTGGCCATCCTGGACAGGCCCGAGAAGGTCCTGCTGCTGCGGGACGTgag GAGTGTGGTGGCCACCACGGACCTGGGCAGGTTTGACAGCATGGTGATGCCCCTGGAGCTGGAAGCTTTTGATGCCCTAAAGAGCCGCTCAG TGCGCTCACCTGCCCTCCGCCCAGCCCACCATGACGTCCCCCCCAAGAGACACCTCATCACACCAGTGCCTG ACTATCGGGGTGGATTCCTGCTGAAGCCAGCAGGGACCCCAGAGACGGAGGaacctggggagcagcaggcgaGTCCAGCCCGTCCAAgagcctcccccagcccccgcCGGCCTCACGCCCGCACCTACACCCCACTCCCTGACGTGCCAGTGGATGCCTATGCCTCCGTCAGCCGGCCCCTGCCCACCCTTGGCCCTCAGCCCCCCAACTGGCTGCTGGCTGAGCCACCCCCTGGCAAGGGGCATGGGCActcccgcagcccccgggcCACCTGGCGCAAGGAGCCCCCCAGGACAGCGCCCAACAGAGAAGCCGAAGTGCTGGGGAAGCGTCATTGGGCAAGGCCCCCTCTTGCCCCTCTCTTTGGGGGACCAGGGGGTGAGACAAGGGCTGCGGCAGCCACCAATGGCCCTGAAGatgctggcagggaggaggaggaggaggaagagtaTCATCTGCTCACCGTCACCCTCTCTAAGCTGAAGCACTCGCTCG GGATCAGCATCTCTGGTGGTATTGAGTCAAGGGCACAGCCAGTGGTGAAGATTGAGAAGATCTTCCCTGGTGGAGCTGCCTTCCTCAGTGGCATCCTCAAG gctgggcaggagctggtgtCTGTGGATGGGGAGAGCCTGCAAAACGTCACGCACCAGAGGGCTGTGGACATCATCCGCCAGGCCTACCGCAACAAAGCCAAGGAGCCCATGGAGCTGGTGGTGCGGGTACCTGGACCACCACCGCAGTGA
- the LZTS2 gene encoding leucine zipper putative tumor suppressor 2 codes for MAIVQTLPVPLEAVAEGATQLRATARSPPAAMGSVGSLLPARPRHDCASNGDPSTASFCKQEGLLRATPEEPRVSVPGVTHSYANGGFCGDWLDASSPASPCSDSDDPRDDQAPSDHLRGPPPKLVPVSGKLEENVEKTLIRPMAFKPVISKLRNAQPGTRLGLSESQVSLTHLLGAEKPGSLSCRASTLSDSGRNSLSSLPTYSTGCSQHPEAGALLTTPHGPLDPPGGCRPSNSDSGRSSSSKSTGSLSGRGRPSSESGSCGRSPLPGEEAMLVRELEDKLREREAELRLLRDSLDENEVAICQVFEEKQRRCEQELEGLRQRCAAQARQAAHAAHRGQQVLQLQVLQLQQEKKQLQEDLTQLLQERELLERRCASFQRERTELAPRLEETKWEVCQKSGEISLLKQQLKEAQAELAQRGAELLGLRAQLREARAQLQAGERQVQGLQEAARLKALELEVCANELQRRKSEADLFRAKAGRLEQEVVGLREAARGRCPPGTGEGCPPPGEGCPAAGEEPRGSVGLRRQLERLRAEVALERRRGQEQREAFEQERGTWQGEKERVIRYQKQLQYSYIQMYRRNRRLEQRLQQLRLQGEDPLPEPCDPPDPPFEEITATEI; via the exons ATGGCCATCGTGCAGACGCTGCCAGTGCCCCTCGAGGCCGTTGCTGAGGGGGCCACACAGCTCCGCGCCACCGCCCGCTCACCCCCTGCCGCCATGGGCAGCGTGGGCAGCCTCCTGCCCGCCCGGCCTCGCCACGACTGCGCAAGCAACGGGGACCCCTCCACTGCCTCCTTCTGCAAGCAGGAGGGGCTACTCCGGGCCACTCCTGAGGAGCCCCGCGTGTCTGTGCCCGGCGTCACCCACTCCTACGCCAATGGGGGCTTCTGCGGTGACTGGCTTGAtgcctcctctcctgccagcccctgcagtGACTCAGATGATCCCCGTGATGACCAAGCACCAAGTGATCATCTTCGTGGGCCACCCCCCAAGCTTGTACCTGTCTCTGGCAAGCTGGAAGAG AATGTGGAGAAGACCCTGATCCGCCCCATGGCCTTCAAGCCAGTGATATCCAAGCTTCGGAATGCCCAGCCAGGCACACGCCTGGGGCTCTCGGAGAGCCAGGTGAGCCTCACCCATTTGCTGGGTGCTGAGAAGCCTGGCTCTCTGAGCTGCCGTGCCAGCACCCTCTCGGACTCGGGGCGGaactccctctccagcctgcccaCCTACAGCAcgggctgcagccagcacccggAGGCGGGTGCCCTGCTGACCACCCCCCATGGCCCCCTCGATCCTCCGGGGGGCTGCCGGCCCTCCAACTCAGACAGCGGGCGCTCATCCTCCAGCAAGAGCACGGGCTCGCTGAGTGGCCGGGGTCGGCCCTCCTCAGAGAGTGGCTCCTGTGGGCGCTCTCCGCTGCCTGGAGAGGAGGCCATGCTGGTGCGGGAGCTGGAGGACAAGCTGCGGGAGAGGGAGGCCGAGCTGCGGCTCCTGCGTGACAGCCTGGATGAAAATGAGGTGGCCATCTGCCAG GTGTTTGAGGAGAAGCAGCGTCGgtgtgagcaggagctggaggggctgcGGCAGCGCTGTGCGGCCCAGGCGCGGCAGGCGGCCCACGCAGCGCATCGGGGGCAGCaggtcctgcagctccaggtgctgcagctgcagcaggagaagaagcagctgcaggaggacttgacccagctgctgcaggagcgtGAACTGCTGGAACGTCGCTGTGCCTCCTTCCAGCGGGAGCGCACTGAGCTGGCACCTCGGCTGGAGGAGACCAAGTGGGAG GTGTGCCAGAAGTCGGGGGAGATCTCtctgctgaagcagcagctgaaggaagcGCAGGCGGAGCTGGCGCAGCGCGGCGccgagctgctggggctgcggGCTCAGCTGCGGGAGGCACGGGCGCAGCTGCAGGCGGGCGAGCGGCaggtgcaggggctgcaggaggccGCCCGCCTCAAGGCCCTGGAGCTGGAGGTCTGCGCCAACGAACTGCAGCGCCGCAAGAGCGAGGCCGACCTCTTCCGTGCCAAAGCCGGCCGGCTCGAGCAGGAGGTGGTGGGGCTGCGGGAAGCTGCCCGTGGGCGATGCCCGCCGGGCACTGGTGAAGGATGTCCCCCACCTGGTGAAGGATGCCCCGCAGCCGGCGAGGAGCCCCGGGGCAGCGTGGGCCTGCGGCGGCAGCTGGAGCGGCTGCGTGCCGAGGTGGCCTTGGAGCGGCGGCGCGGGCAGGAGCAGCGAGAGGCCTTCGAGCAGGAGCGTGGCACGTGGCAGGGCGAGAAGGAACGGGTCATCCGCTaccagaagcagctgcagtaCAGCTACATCCAGATGTACCGGCGCAACCGGCGGCTCGAGCAgcggctccagcagctccggcTTCAGGGCGAGGACCCCCTGCCCGAGCCCTGTGACCCACCTGACCCGCCCTTTGAGGAGATAACAGCCACCGAGATCTGA
- the SFXN3 gene encoding sideroflexin-3, translating to MPPSLPATINIREPRWDQNTFQGRAKHFFMVTDPRNLLLSGATLEEARRVVEDYRAGIVQPGLTEDQLWRAKYIYDSAFHPDTGEKMILVGRMSAQVPMNMTITGCMLTFYRTTPAVLFWQWVNQSFNAIVNYTNRSGDAPITPSQLGTAYVSATTGAVVTALGLKSLTKHLPALIGRYVPFAAVAAANCINIPLMRQRELKLGIPVTDENGNRLGESTAAAQKAIFQVVVSRIGMAVPAMAIPPVIMNMLEKRAFLKRYPYLNAPVQVGLVGLCLVFATPLCCALFPQKSSMPVSSLEPEVQDQIRKKDPLLETVYFNKGL from the exons ATGCCGCCGTCCTTGCCTGCCACCATCAACATCCGGGAGCCCCGCTGGGACCAGAACACCTTTCAGGGCCGGGCCAAGCACTTCTTCATGGTGACCGATCCCCGAAacctgctgctctcaggggcTACACTGGAGGAAGCCCGACGGGTGGTGGAGGACTACAG GGCAGGCATCGTACAGCCTGGGCTGACAGAGGACCAGCTTTGGCGAGCAAAGTACATCTATGACTCGGCTTTCCACCCGGACACGGGCGAGAAGATGATCCTCGTGGGACGCATGTCCGCTCAGGTCCCCATGAACATGACCATCACTGGTTGCATGTTGACCTTCTACAG GACCACACCGGCTGTGCTGTTCTGGCAGTGGGTCAACCAGTCCTTCAATGCCATTGTCAACTACACCAACCGCAGTGGGGATGCACCCATCACCCCCAG ccagctggggacagcctATGTGAGCGCAACCACAGGGGCAGTTGTCACAGCACTGGGACTCAAATCTCTCACCAAG CACTTGCCAGCCCTCATCGGCCGGTACGTGCCTTTTGCGGCCGTGGCAGCTGCCAACTGCATCAACATCCCGCTGATGAGGCAGAG agagcTCAAGCTGGGGATCCCTGTCACGGATGAGAATGGGAACCGCCTGGGCGaatccacagcagcagcccagaagGCCATTTTCCAGGTGGTGGTGTCCCGCATTGGCATGGCAGTGCCAGCCATGG CCATTCCGCCCGTGATCATGAACATGCTGGAGAAGAGAGCTTTCCTGAAG cgGTACCCGTACCTGAATGCTCCCGTGCAGGTTGGCCTGGTGGGACTCTG TTTGGTGTTCGCCACCCCTTTGTGCTGCGCACTCTTCCCACAGAAAAG CTCAATGCCTGTGAGCAGCCTGGAGCCTGAAGTCCAAGATCAGATCCGGAAGAAAGATCCGTTGCTGGAGACGGTCTACTTCAACAAGGGGCTCTGA
- the PDZD7 gene encoding PDZ domain-containing protein 7 isoform X2 yields the protein MAQDWDAVLSGMTTGSRSRSSSSEASLAPRYLLSKQSRLLNGTTRSSRAASPMGRVILINAPIEASSNESDVINAITVEKSVDGKLGFSVRGGSEHGLGIFVSKVEEGSTAEQAGLCVGDKITEVNSVSLENITMSSAVKVLTGNNRLRMVVRRMGRVPGIKFSKEKTAWVDVVNRRLVVEKSGSTPSESGSEDGLRRIVHLYTTSDDYCLGFNIRGGREFGLGIYVSKVDPGGLAEQNGIRVGDQVLAANGVKFEDISHSKAVEVLKGQTHIMLTIKETGRFPAYKELVAEYCWLSRLTNGQLRQLAQTSETSSSISSYSSGPAPGAVNGLGAAAPVPPARTVDVAISTEDGPRRGWARERAERAMQTEPASEGLPETRRTVRPPELLRDTAIRGQATRETPGTHPRRTFTHSPKTALLLALSRPRQPITRSQSDLTVAEEKRKKEKPEGQGARGAPPGLHRSKTLVNLFFKGGRATSQSWAPPSQEAPGSDRRARAKSPGRSDGDREKSQRASILGPMGIATLQPNGSDPEARLPHIQDAAARLLSPDEVTAVLRHCSRYLHEGSVEDLVRPLLAILDRPEKVLLLRDVRSVVATTDLGRFDSMVMPLELEAFDALKSRSVRSPALRPAHHDVPPKRHLITPVPDYRGGFLLKPAGTPETEEPGEQQASPARPRASPSPRRPHARTYTPLPDVPVDAYASVSRPLPTLGPQPPNWLLAEPPPGKGHGHSRSPRATWRKEPPRTAPNREAEVLGKRHWARPPLAPLFGGPGGETRAAAATNGPEDAGREEEEEEEYHLLTVTLSKLKHSLGISISGGIESRAQPVVKIEKIFPGGAAFLSGILKAGQELVSVDGESLQNVTHQRAVDIIRQAYRNKAKEPMELVVRVPGPPPQ from the exons ATGGCCCAGGACTGGGACGCGGTGCTGTCGGGGATGACGACAGGCAGCCGGTCACGGAGCTCCAGCAGTGaagccagcctggctccccGCTACCTCCTCAGCAAGCAGAGCCGCCTGCTCAATGGGACCACCCGGAGCAGCCGTGCCGCCTCCCCCATGGGCCGTGTCATCCTCATCAATGCCCCCATCGAAG ccagcagcaacGAGAGTGATGTCATCAATGCCATCACGGTGGAGAAGAGCGTAGATGGCAAACTGGGCTTCAGCGTCCGTGGCGGCTCCGAGCATGGGTTGGGCATCTTTGTCAGCAAAGTGGAGGAGGGGAGCACTGCTG agcaggctgggctgtgtgttGGCGACAAGATCACAGAGGTGAACAGTGTGAGTCTGGAGAACATCACGATGAGCAGCGCTGTCAAGGTCCTCACCGGCAACAACCGCCTCCGCATGGTGGTCCGGCGGATGGGCCGTGTGCCAGGAATCAAGTTCTCCAAGGAGAAGACAGCATG GGTGGATGTGGTGAACAGGCGCCTGGTAGTAGAGAAAAGTGGCTCGACACCATCGGAGAGCGGCTCTGAGGATGGGCTGCGGCGCATCGTGCACCTCTACACTACCTCCGATGACTACTGCCTGGGCTTCAACATCCGCGGTGGCAGAGAGTTCGGCCTCGGCATCTACGTCTCCAA GGTGGACCCCGGAGGGTTGGCGGAGCAAAATGGCATTCGGGTGGGAGACCAAGTCCTTGCAGCCAATGGAGTCAAGTTTGAAGACATAAGCCATAGCAAGGCAGTGGAGGTGCTCAAGGGTCAGACCCACATCATGCTCACGATCAAG GAGACAGGCCGGTTCCCTGCCTACAAGGAGCTGGTGGCCGAGTACTGCTGGCTCAGTCGCT TGACCAATGGGCAGCTTCGACAGCTGGCTCAGACCTCGGAAACCAGCTCCTCTATCTCCTCTTACTCCTCGGGACCAGCACCAGGGGCAGTGAacgggctgggggcagctgcccCGGTGCCCCCAGCCCGCACCGTGGATGTGGCCATCTCCACGGAGGACGGGCCACGGCGGGGCTGGGCGCGGGAACGCGCCGAGCGGGCCATGCAGACCGAGCCAGCCTCTGAGGGGCTGCCGGAGACACGGCGCACAGTGCGGCCCCCCGAGCTGCTGCGGGACACGGCCATCCGGGGCCAGGCCACCCGTGAGACCCCCGGCACCCACCCGCGCAGGACCTTCACCCACTCACCCAAAACAGCGCTTCTGCTGGCGCTCAGCCGGCCACGGCAGCCCATCACACGCTCCCAGAGTGACCTCACTGTCGCCG AGGAGAAGCGGAAGAAGGAGAAGCCAGAGGGACAAGGGGCACGGGGGGCTCCCCCAGGATTGCACCGCTCCAAGACCCTTGTCAACCTCTTTTTCAAGGGGGGCCGTGCCACCAGCCAGAGTTGggcccctcccagccaggaggCCCCTGGCTCTGATCGCCGGGCACGCGCCAAGTCCCCAGGGCGCTCTGACGGGGACAGAG AGAAAAGCCAGCGTGCCAGCATCCTGGGCCCCATGGGCATCGCCACCCTGCAGCCCAACGGCAGCGACCCTGAGGCCCGGCTCCCGCACATCCAGGACGCTGCTGCACGTCTCCTCAGCCCCGATGAGGTGACGGCCGTGCTCCGCCACTGCTCCCGG TACCTGCACGAGGGCAGCGTGGAGGATTTGGTGCGGCCACTGCTGGCCATCCTGGACAGGCCCGAGAAGGTCCTGCTGCTGCGGGACGTgag GAGTGTGGTGGCCACCACGGACCTGGGCAGGTTTGACAGCATGGTGATGCCCCTGGAGCTGGAAGCTTTTGATGCCCTAAAGAGCCGCTCAG TGCGCTCACCTGCCCTCCGCCCAGCCCACCATGACGTCCCCCCCAAGAGACACCTCATCACACCAGTGCCTG ACTATCGGGGTGGATTCCTGCTGAAGCCAGCAGGGACCCCAGAGACGGAGGaacctggggagcagcaggcgaGTCCAGCCCGTCCAAgagcctcccccagcccccgcCGGCCTCACGCCCGCACCTACACCCCACTCCCTGACGTGCCAGTGGATGCCTATGCCTCCGTCAGCCGGCCCCTGCCCACCCTTGGCCCTCAGCCCCCCAACTGGCTGCTGGCTGAGCCACCCCCTGGCAAGGGGCATGGGCActcccgcagcccccgggcCACCTGGCGCAAGGAGCCCCCCAGGACAGCGCCCAACAGAGAAGCCGAAGTGCTGGGGAAGCGTCATTGGGCAAGGCCCCCTCTTGCCCCTCTCTTTGGGGGACCAGGGGGTGAGACAAGGGCTGCGGCAGCCACCAATGGCCCTGAAGatgctggcagggaggaggaggaggaggaagagtaTCATCTGCTCACCGTCACCCTCTCTAAGCTGAAGCACTCGCTCG GGATCAGCATCTCTGGTGGTATTGAGTCAAGGGCACAGCCAGTGGTGAAGATTGAGAAGATCTTCCCTGGTGGAGCTGCCTTCCTCAGTGGCATCCTCAAG gctgggcaggagctggtgtCTGTGGATGGGGAGAGCCTGCAAAACGTCACGCACCAGAGGGCTGTGGACATCATCCGCCAGGCCTACCGCAACAAAGCCAAGGAGCCCATGGAGCTGGTGGTGCGGGTACCTGGACCACCACCGCAGTGA